DNA from Mycobacterium sp. SMC-8:
GCTTGTTGCGGTTGACGGCGTTGAAATACGTGGCCACGCCGGAGGCATCGTAGGGCGGTCCCCACTGCCTGGTGTCGTCGCCGGTGCCCGGCCGCTCCACCTTGATGACCTCGGCGCCGAAGTCACCCAGCATCATCGTCGCGTACGGGCCGGCCAGCACGCGGCTGAAGTCGACGACGACGACGCCGTCGAGGGCGCCGGTCACGAACCTGCCCTGCCGCCACGCAGATACACGGTGGTGGTGTGGGTGAAGAAATCGCGCGCGGCCGGGCCCTGCTCCTTGGGGCCGAGCCCACTCTTCTTCGCCCCGCCGAACGGGACATGGGGGTCGGCGCCCGCCGACTCCGAGTTGACGTGCAGCACCCCGACATCGATCTGATCGACGGCCTGCAGGGCGCGGGTCAGGTCCTGGGTGAAAACCGCTGCAGAGAGCCCGAACTCGCTGTCATCGGCCAGCGCGAACGCCTCGTCGGCGTCGGCGGCGCGCCGGATGGCCAGCACCGGCCCGAACAGCTCGTCGGTCCAGACGTCGGCGTGGGCGCCGTCGAGTTCGAGGATCGTCGGCGCGACGAAGTAGCCATGGGCCAGCATGCCCTCGGTATAGGGCCGGCCGCCGGTGAGCACCGTGGCGCCCTGGTCGACAGCCGCGTCGACGCCGGCCGAGATGGACTGCTGGGCCGCGGCGCTCACCACCGGTCCCATCTGTGTCGCGTCGTCGACAGGGTCGCCCACACGCAGCTCCCGGGCGCGCGCGAGCAACGCGTCCCGGAAGCGGTCGGCGATTCCGGCCGTCACGATCAGACGCGAAGTGGCCGTGCACTTCTGGCCGGTGGACCGGAACGCGCCCAGCATCACCTGCTCCACCGCGAGGTCGATGTCGGCGTCGTCGAGCACCACGGCGGCGTTCTTGCCGCCCATCTCCGCCTGTGCCGGCACACCTCGGGCCGCGGCCGCGGCCGCGATCCGACGTCCCACAACGGTGGACCCGGTGAAGGTGATCCCGTCCAGGCCGGGATGGTCGACCAACGCTTCGCCGATGTCCGAGTCGCCGATCAGGAGGTTGAGCACACCCGGCGGCAGGCCGGCGTCGGTGAGCGCCTCCGCGAGTCGGATCGCCAGCAGCGGAACGGTACTCGCCGGCTTCCACAGCACGGTGTTGCCGTAGACCAGCGCCGGTGCGATCTTCCATGCCGGGATCGCGATCGGGAAGTTGAACGGGGTGATGACGCCGACGACGCCCAGTGGCTTGCGGGTGATGAGAATCTGTTCACCGGCGCGGGGTGAGGCGAAGATCTCGCCGGCCTGCCGGTCGCCCTCGTTGCCGTAATAGCGCAGGATCTGGGCGGCCCGGCGCACTTCGCCGACGCCTTCGACCCGCGTCTTGCCCTCCTCGACGGCGAGCTCGAGCCCCCACGGTTCGGCGTTGCGCTCGACCAGGTCCGCCGCGGCCAGCAGCACCGCGCCCCGCTGGTGCAGCGGCGTCGCTGCCCAGGATGTGTTTGCCGCGGCCGCCGCGGCGACCGCAGTGTCGACATCGCCTGCCACGGCGCAACTGCCCTCGGCCACGACGACATCCGGGCGGGCGGGGTTCACACTCAGCAGCGACTGACCCCTTCCGTCGATCCAGTGGCCGCCGATCAGATGCCGTACCGATGCCGTCATGAGCGGAATGCCGCGTGGCCGGTCAGCGCCTTGCCGATGGACAACAAGTGCATTTCCGAGGTGCCCTCGTAGGTCAGCACGGACTCCAGGTTGTTGGCGTGGCGCAGTGGCGAGTACTCCAGCGTGATGCCGCTGCCGCCCAGCACTGTGCGGCACTCACGTGCGATGGCCAGCGCCTCGCGTACGTTGTTGAGCTTGCCGAGGCTGATCTGTTCCGGACGCACGCCCTCGGCGTCCTTGATCCGGCCCAGGTGGATGGCCAGCAGCATGCCCTTGCCCAGTTCGACGCTCATGTTGGCCAGTTTCTCCTGAGTCAGCTGGTAACCGGCGAGGGGTTTGTCGAAGACGTCACGGGTCTGGGCGTAGGCGATCGTCGTCTCCAGGCTGTCGCGGGCGGCGCCGAGCGCACCGAACACGATGCCGAAGCGGGCCTCGTTCAGGCAGGACAACGGAGCGCTCAACCCGACAGCCTCCGGCAGCTGCGCCGACGCGGGTAGCCGGACGTTGTCGAGCACCAGCTCCGAGGTCACCGACGCCCGCAGCGAGAGCTTGCGGTGGATCGCGTTCGCTGTGAATCCTGGTGTGTCGGTGGGCACCAGGAAACCCCGGACACCTTCGTCGGTCTGCGCCCACACGGTCGCGACGTCGGCCAGGTTGCCGTTGGTGATCCACATCTTGGTGCCGTTGAGCACCCAGTCTGCGTTGTCTCCGGCGCCGTCACGCCGGGCGCGGGTGCGCATGCCGGCGGGATTGGAGCCGAAGTCAGGTTCGGTCAGGCCGAAGCACCCGATGGCCTCACCCGAGGCCAGCCGCGGCAGCCACTCGTTCTTCTGCTCCTCGGAACCGTAGCGGTAGATCGAGAACATCGACAGCGAGCCCTGCACCGAGACGAAGCTGCGGAAGCCGCTGTCGCCGGCCTCCAGCTCCAGGCAGGCCAGTCCGTAGCCGACGGCGTTGGTGCCGGCGCAGCCGTAACCCTGCAGATGCATGCCCAGCACGCCGAGCTGGCCGAAGCGGCGGCCGAGCTCACGGGGCAGCGTGGCCGACTCGAACCAGCCCTCGATGTTGGGTCGCAGTTCGGTGTCGACGAATTTCCTTACAGTGGCCGCGATCTCACGTTCGTCGTGTTCGAGCAAGCGGGCGGTGTCGAACAATTCCAGCGGCGAGTAGACGGACTTCGTGCGCGGTGCGGTCATGGTGGTCATCGGGTCAACTCCTGGTCGGGACTACAGGGCGGCGAATCCGTCAGCGAGGACGTCGAACGCCTCGGTGAGCAGCTCGTCGGGAATGGACAGAGGCGGCAGGAACCGCAGCACGTTGCCGAAAGTGCCTGCGGTCAACGTCAGTACGCCGTTGCGCTGACAGTGCGTGGTGATCGCGGCCACCGCGTCGCGGTTGGGCTCGCCGCTGCCGGGCACCACGAGCTCGGCGGCGATCATGGCGCCGCGACCGCGGATCTCGCCGATGACGTCGGTGGTGGCGGCGATGTTTCGCAGCGCCGCGGTCATCGCGTCGCCGACGGCGCGGGCGCGCTCGACCAGTCCGCGGGTCTCGATCTCCTCGAACACACCCAGTGCGGCCGCGCATGCGACGGGATTGCCGCTGTAGGTCCCGCCGATCCCGCCGGCGTGGGCGACGTCCATGACGTCGGCACGTCCGGTGACCGCGGCCAGCGGCAGCCCGCCGGCCAACCCTTTGGCGGTGGTGATCAGATCCGGCACCAGTCCGTCGTGTTCGCTGGCGAACCAGGCGCCGGTGCGCGCGATCCCGGTCTGTACCTCGTCGGCGACCAACAGGATGCCGCGCTCGCGGCAGAACTCGGCCACCGACTGCAGGAAGCCCTCGGCGGGCACGATGAAACCTCCCTCGCCCTGAATCGGTTCGACCACCACGCAGGCCACCGCGTCCGCGCCGATCTGCGCGTCGACGAGTTGGGCGAACTGTGCGAAGGCCTCCTCGGCGCAGTTCTGTGGACCCGACGGCCAGCGGAACGGGTAGGCCATCGGCGCCCGGTAGACCTCGGGTGCGAACGGTCCGAAGCCGTGCTTGTACGGCTGGTTCTTCGCCGTCATCGTCATGGTGAGCAGCGAGCGGCCGTGGAAGGCGTGGTCGAACACCACCACCGCCTGCCGGCCGGTCGCCGCGCGCGCGTATTTGACCGCGTTCTCGACGGCCTCGCTGCCGGTGTTGAACAGCGCGGTGCGTTTGGGGTGGTGGCCCGGCGTGAGCCGGTTCAGTCGTTCGGCGACCTCGATGTACGGCTCGTACGGGGTGGCCAGAAAGCAGGTGTGGGTGTACTCGGCCAGCTGTGCCGTGGCGCGCTCGACGACGGCCGGCGCCGAGTTGCCGACGGTGGTGACCGCGATCCCGCTGCCGAGGTCGATGAACGAATTGCCGTCCACGTCGACGATCACCCCGCCGCCGGCCGCAGCCACGTAGACACCGGCGCCGCTGGTCAGTCCGGCCGGAAGGGCGGCGCTGCGGCGCTGCGCGAGTTCGACGGAGCGGGGGCCGGGGATCTCGGTGTGCACCCGGCGGACCTGCGCGAGTGCGGGGCCGCCGATCAGAGACGCTGTCATGGGGTCAGCGTAGGAACCGGCGGGCGCGGTCGCGTATCGCCGTGATGGACAGCGGCGCCGCCGGACATGTCCATGTCGGCGCTGGTCGACCGGATTCAACCCGCGCCGGTGCGGTTATCAGTACGGCATGAGTGATACCGCGCTGCTGGTGATCGACATGTTCAACACCTACGACCATCCCGACGCCGAGCAGTTGGCCGACAGCGCCGCCGACGTGGTCGAACCGATCGCCGAACTCGTCGCCCGGGCCGCCGAACACGACGGCGTCGACCTCATCTACGTCAACGACAACTACGGCGACTTCACGGCCAACCACATCGACATCATCAAGGGGGCGCTCGAAGGCGCTCGCCCGGAGCTGGTCCGCCCGCTGGTGCCCGCGCCCCACGCGCGTTTCCTGACCAAAGTGCGTCACAGCGCGTTCTATGCCACCCCGCTGGACTATCTGCTCAGCCGCCTCGGTGCCCGCCGGATCATCCTCACCGGACAGGTCACCGAGCAGTGCATCCTTTACACCGCCCTGGACGGATACGTCCGTCACTACGACGTCGTGGTGCCACCCGATGCGGTGGCGCACATCGACGGGAAGCTCGGCAGGGCGGCCCTGGAGATGATGGGCCGCAACATGAAGGCCGAACTGTCCAAGTCGACCGAATGCTTGCCCTGACCGTGTGAAACGCCTGTGCGCGACCGGGCGGCGGGAGGACAATCGCGATGGATACATGTACCGGAGGTCGGTGCGTGTTCTCCTCGGGCATCGCCGGGCTTCCGGGTCTGCCGCCTCACCGGGGCGGTGGGGAAGGAGTGATGTCATGACAACGGGGAAAGTGTTGACGGCCGCGGGTGCGGCGACGGCGTTGGTCACATCCGTGCTGGTGTCTGCGGTGCCGGTGTCTGCGCAACCGTGTACCGGGCCCAGTGGCATGTATGGCGGCAACGGCGGCGGCCGGTGCGACTATCCGCCCGATCCCGACGGCAGTTTCATCCGGTGCGACACGGTCTACGTGCTCGGGATCGGTGGGACGAACTGCTACCGGGTGCCCCCCGGCACGCCGCCGATG
Protein-coding regions in this window:
- a CDS encoding cysteine hydrolase family protein, which encodes MSDTALLVIDMFNTYDHPDAEQLADSAADVVEPIAELVARAAEHDGVDLIYVNDNYGDFTANHIDIIKGALEGARPELVRPLVPAPHARFLTKVRHSAFYATPLDYLLSRLGARRIILTGQVTEQCILYTALDGYVRHYDVVVPPDAVAHIDGKLGRAALEMMGRNMKAELSKSTECLP
- a CDS encoding aldehyde dehydrogenase family protein, with the protein product MTASVRHLIGGHWIDGRGQSLLSVNPARPDVVVAEGSCAVAGDVDTAVAAAAAANTSWAATPLHQRGAVLLAAADLVERNAEPWGLELAVEEGKTRVEGVGEVRRAAQILRYYGNEGDRQAGEIFASPRAGEQILITRKPLGVVGVITPFNFPIAIPAWKIAPALVYGNTVLWKPASTVPLLAIRLAEALTDAGLPPGVLNLLIGDSDIGEALVDHPGLDGITFTGSTVVGRRIAAAAAARGVPAQAEMGGKNAAVVLDDADIDLAVEQVMLGAFRSTGQKCTATSRLIVTAGIADRFRDALLARARELRVGDPVDDATQMGPVVSAAAQQSISAGVDAAVDQGATVLTGGRPYTEGMLAHGYFVAPTILELDGAHADVWTDELFGPVLAIRRAADADEAFALADDSEFGLSAAVFTQDLTRALQAVDQIDVGVLHVNSESAGADPHVPFGGAKKSGLGPKEQGPAARDFFTHTTTVYLRGGRAGS
- a CDS encoding acyl-CoA dehydrogenase family protein, which translates into the protein MTTMTAPRTKSVYSPLELFDTARLLEHDEREIAATVRKFVDTELRPNIEGWFESATLPRELGRRFGQLGVLGMHLQGYGCAGTNAVGYGLACLELEAGDSGFRSFVSVQGSLSMFSIYRYGSEEQKNEWLPRLASGEAIGCFGLTEPDFGSNPAGMRTRARRDGAGDNADWVLNGTKMWITNGNLADVATVWAQTDEGVRGFLVPTDTPGFTANAIHRKLSLRASVTSELVLDNVRLPASAQLPEAVGLSAPLSCLNEARFGIVFGALGAARDSLETTIAYAQTRDVFDKPLAGYQLTQEKLANMSVELGKGMLLAIHLGRIKDAEGVRPEQISLGKLNNVREALAIARECRTVLGGSGITLEYSPLRHANNLESVLTYEGTSEMHLLSIGKALTGHAAFRS
- the gabT gene encoding 4-aminobutyrate--2-oxoglutarate transaminase, giving the protein MTASLIGGPALAQVRRVHTEIPGPRSVELAQRRSAALPAGLTSGAGVYVAAAGGGVIVDVDGNSFIDLGSGIAVTTVGNSAPAVVERATAQLAEYTHTCFLATPYEPYIEVAERLNRLTPGHHPKRTALFNTGSEAVENAVKYARAATGRQAVVVFDHAFHGRSLLTMTMTAKNQPYKHGFGPFAPEVYRAPMAYPFRWPSGPQNCAEEAFAQFAQLVDAQIGADAVACVVVEPIQGEGGFIVPAEGFLQSVAEFCRERGILLVADEVQTGIARTGAWFASEHDGLVPDLITTAKGLAGGLPLAAVTGRADVMDVAHAGGIGGTYSGNPVACAAALGVFEEIETRGLVERARAVGDAMTAALRNIAATTDVIGEIRGRGAMIAAELVVPGSGEPNRDAVAAITTHCQRNGVLTLTAGTFGNVLRFLPPLSIPDELLTEAFDVLADGFAAL